A genomic segment from Triticum dicoccoides isolate Atlit2015 ecotype Zavitan chromosome 1A, WEW_v2.0, whole genome shotgun sequence encodes:
- the LOC119273909 gene encoding uncharacterized protein LOC119273909: MDSFFQRAFGDPMCSEDSNVVQQGIDKCPFLRNINEPTSFSLTSINFPTPATGAKGPIFEDGPNFDTAFRVFHGRDGVVPLSEGAFAHIEKPLPKPAPEFNPLAAKAATISLSGFGGFFSFGDFSNKRNKQNSNKKNPNSLPQNKGQSNNNHEAMSNDWLENGQCPLAKSYRAIGGVVPLVAKLLAPPAGMKLTCPPAIVAARAAISRTAFAKGLRPQPLPTKVVVIALLGMAANVPLGIWREHTTKFSVQWFAAVHAAVPFIGMLRKSILMPKSAMALTIAASILGQTIGSRAERIRLKRAKLAAEGHGHEHATRIEAPVSLKTGSSGAVRLWDPLGLRVKGGVSPALVPTVGAMY, encoded by the exons ATGGATTCCTTTTTCCAAAGAGCTTTCGGCGACCCAATGTGCTCGGAAGACAGTAATGTTGTCCAACAAGGAATTGATAAATGCCCATTCCTGAGGAACATCAACGAGCCTACAAGTTTTTCCTTGACATCCATTAATTTCCCCACTCCG GCAACCGGAGCAAAGGGTCCAATTTTTGAAGACGGGCCCAACTTTGACACGGCATTTCGAGTTTTCCACGGCAGAGACGGGGTTGTTCCACTTTCAGAAGGAGCGTTTGCACATATTGAGAAGCCTCTGCCAAAGCCCGCTCCAGAATTTAACCCCTTGGCAGCCAAAGCAGCTACCATCAGTCTCTCAGGATTCGGAGGCTTTTTCAGCTTCGGTGATTTCTCAAACAAGCGCAATAAGcagaactccaacaagaagaatccCAACAGCCTCCCCCAG AATAAAGGCCAGTCTAATAACAATCATGAAGCGATGAGCAATGACTGGCTGGAAAATGGTCAATGCCCTCTTGCAAAGTCATATAGAGCAATTGGTGGAGTCGTGCCTCTTGTCGCAAAGCTGCTGGCGCCCCCAGCAGGTATGAAACTGACGTGCCCTCCTGCAATTGTTGCTGCCCGTGCAGCAATATCCCGCACGGCGTTTGCAAAGGGGCTTCGCCCTCAGCCCCTACCGACAAAAGTAGTGGTGATCGCACTGCTCGGTATGGCAGCCAATGTTCCTCTTGGCATCTGGAGGGAGCACACCACGAAGTTTTCAGTGCAATGGTTTGCGGCGGTCCATGCTGCAGTGCCTTTCATAGGGATGCTGAGGAAGTCCATCCTGATGCCGAAGAGTGCCATGGCCCTTACCATAGCTGCCTCAATATTGGGTCAGACAATTGGTTCAAGAGCTGAACGTATCAGATTGAAGAGGGCAAAATTAGCAGCAGAGGGCCATGGCCATGAACATGCTACCCGGATTGAAGCTCCGGTGAGCCTGAAAACTGGGAGCTCAGGTGCTGTCCGGCTCTGGGACCCGCTCGGCCTTAGGGTCAAAGGCGGCGTGTCTCCAGCCCTGGTTCCGACTGTTGGTGCCATGTATTGA
- the LOC119273925 gene encoding ATP-dependent Clp protease proteolytic subunit 4, chloroplastic-like produces MAATSASAGASLSVTAAAHRLRHRQLCACARGPATRPHPLLKLNRRSYAVAASSAAAMSPLSLWEGQGIRAELDAPGGVASGDVMGLLLRERIIFLGNEIEDFLADAVVSQLLLLDAMDSESDIRLFVNSPGGSLSATMAIFDVMQLVRADVSTIGMGIAGSTASIILGGGAKGKRFAMPNTRIMMHQPVGGASGQALDVEVQAKEILASKRNVIRLISGFTGRTLEQVEKDIDRDRYMGPLEAVDYGIIDGVIDEDSIMPLEPVPERVKPKYNYEEMYKDPQKFLTPHVPDDEIY; encoded by the exons ATGGCGGCCACCAGCGCGAGTGCCGGTGCCTCCCTCTCCGTCACGGCTGCCGCTCACCGCCTCAGGCACCGGCAGCTATGCGCTTGCGCACGTGGGCCCGCGACGCGACCGCATCCCCTCCTCAAGCTGAACCGCCGCAGCTACGCGGTCGCGGCGTCGTCGGCGGCGGCCATGTCTCCTCTGTCCCTGTGGGAAGGCCAAGGCATCCGGGCGGAGTTGGATGCGCCGGGAGGAGTTGCCAGCGGTGACGTCATGGGCCTTCTTCTCCGGGAGCGCATCATCTTCCTCGGCAACGAGATCGAGGACTTCCTCGCCGACGCCGTCGTCAgccagctcctcctcctcgacgccaTGGACTCCGAGTCTGACATCCGGCTCTTCGTCAACTCCCCCGGTGGATCACTCAG TGCGACAATGGCTATCTTTGATGTAATGCAGCTGGTGAGGGCAGATGTATCCACTATTGGAATGGGCATAGCTGGATCCACAGCTTCTATAATCCTTGGTGGTGGCGCAAAGGGCAAACGATTCGCCATGCCCAACACCAGGATTATGATGCATCAGCCCGTGGGAGGCGCGAGTGGCCAGGCCTTGGATGTAGAGGTCCAAGCCAAGGAAATTCTGGCTAGCAAGAGGAATGTCATCCGGCTGATTTCAGGCTTCACGGGGCGCACACTGGAGCAGGTAGAGAAAGACATCGATAGGGACCGATACATGGGTCCTCTTGAGGCTGTCGATTATGGGATCATCGACGGCGTGATCGACGAAGACAGCATCATGCCACTTGAGCCGGTTCCGGAGAGGGTGAAGCCTAAGTACAACTACGAGGAAATGTACAAGGACCCTCAGAAGTTCCTTACGCCGCATGTCCCAGACGATGAGATATACTAA